Part of the Desulfallas thermosapovorans DSM 6562 genome is shown below.
TGTTTAATACCCGGTATGTTACGTGCCGATTTGTAAACCGCGTCATCCCGCTGGGCTGTCACTACCAAAGCTTTACTATCCACATTGAGGTTCTTCAGTATTTTTACCATATCCTTGGTTTTGGGGGCATCCAGTTTAAGCTCCTCCAACACCACAATAGTGCCGCCCTTCACCTTGGATGACAGTGCCGATTTCATAGCTAAACGGCGTACCTTTTTGGGAATCCGGTAGCTGTATTTGCGCGGGTGCGGTCCAAAAACAATGCCGCCGCCACGCCAGATGGGTGAACGTATAGACCCGTGCCGGGCCCGGCCGGTGCCCTTCTGGCGATACGGTTTACGACCCCCGCCGCTGACCTCGGCCCTTGTTTTGGTATCGTGGGTGCCCTGCCGTCTACCGGCCAGTTGCATGGTTACTGCATCATGCAGAGCCTGCTGGTGCACCTCAATACCAAATATTTCATCCTTTAAGTCGATTTCCCCGACTTGGTCACCGTTTATATTATACATGGCAACTCTGGGCATGAATGACTTCCTCCTTTCGCTGCGCCGCCGTTACCTGGCTTTAACGGATTGTTTGACCATGACCAGACCGCCGCGCGGGCCCGGAATGGCTCCCTTAACAGCCAGCAGGTTTTGCCCGGCATCCGCCCGGACAACCTC
Proteins encoded:
- the rplD gene encoding 50S ribosomal protein L4: MPRVAMYNINGDQVGEIDLKDEIFGIEVHQQALHDAVTMQLAGRRQGTHDTKTRAEVSGGGRKPYRQKGTGRARHGSIRSPIWRGGGIVFGPHPRKYSYRIPKKVRRLAMKSALSSKVKGGTIVVLEELKLDAPKTKDMVKILKNLNVDSKALVVTAQRDDAVYKSARNIPGIKQLSVPGLNVYDLLAHKTLVITKDAVARVEEVFV